The following are encoded together in the Acanthochromis polyacanthus isolate Apoly-LR-REF ecotype Palm Island chromosome 14, KAUST_Apoly_ChrSc, whole genome shotgun sequence genome:
- the mstnb gene encoding growth/differentiation factor 8 has product MNLSHIALYVCLLIALGPVVLSDQETHQQPSATSPGDTEQCATCEVRQQIKTMRLNAIKSQILSKLRMKEAPNISRDIVKQLLPKAPPLQQLLDQYDVLGDDNKDAVMEEDDEHATTETIMMMATEPESIVQANGEPKCCFFSLTQKFQVNRIVRAQLWVHLRPADEATTVFLQISRLMPVTDGNRHIRIRSLKIDVNAGVSSWQSIDVKQVLSVWLRQPETNWGIEINAFDSRGIDLAVTSAEPGEDGLQPFMEVKISEGPKRARRDAGLDCDENSPESRCCRYPLTVDFEDFGWDWIIAPKRYKANYCSGECEYMHLQKYPHTHLVNKANPRGTAGPCCTPTKMSPINMLYFNRKEQIIYGKIPSMVVDRCGCS; this is encoded by the exons ATGAATCTGTCTCACATTGCGCTGTATGTTTGCCTGCTGATTGCTTTGGGTCCAGTTGTTCTGAGTGACCAAGAAACGCACCAGCAGCCGTCCGCCACCAGCCCAGGAGACACGGAGCAGTGCGCTACTTGCGAGGTCCGGCAGCAGATTAAAACCATGCGATTAAACGCAATTAAATCTCAGATTCTTAGCAAACTGCGAATGAAGGAGGCTCCCAATATTAGCAGAGATATAGTGAAGCAGCTCCTGCCCAAAGCGCCGccgctgcagcagcttctcGACCAGTACGACGTGCTGGGAGATGACAACAAGGATGCGGTTATGGAGGAGGACGATGAGCACGCTACCACGGAGACAATAATGATGATGGCCACTGAAC CCGAGTCCATCGTTCAGGCGAACGGGGAaccaaaatgctgctttttctctctcactcaAAAGTTTCAAGTCAATCGCATCGTTCGAGCGCAGCTCTGGGTGCATCTGCGCCCGGCGGACGAGGCGACCACGGTGTTCCTGCAGATCTCCCGCCTGATGCCGGTCACAGACGGGAACAGGCACATACGAATCCGCTCCCTGAAGATCGATGTTAATGCCGGGGTCAGCTCTTGGCAAAGTATAGACGTTAAACAAGTGTTGAGTGTGTGGCTGCGGCAGCCGGAGACCAACTGGGGCATCGAGATTAACGCCTTCGATTCAAGGGGAATTGACTTAGCCGTGACCTCCGCAGAGCCAGGAGAGGACGGACTG CAACCATTCATGGAGGTGAAGATCTCAGAGGGCCCCAAACGTGCCAGGAGAGATGCTGGCCTGGACTGTGATGAGAACTCTCCAGAGTCCCGGTGCTGCCGCTATCCACTCACAGTGGACTTTGAAGACTTTGGCTGGGACTGGATTATTGCTCCAAAGCGCTACAAGGCCAACTATTGCTCCGGGGAGTGTGAGTACATGCACCTGCAGAAGTACCCACACACCCATCTGGTGAACAAGGCTAACCCCAGAGGGACTGCAGGTCCCTGCTGTACCCCCACCAAGATGTCACCCATCAACATGCTCTACTTTAACCGCAAAGAGCAAATTATCTATGGCAAGATCCCCTCCATGGTGGTGGACCGTTGTGGATGCTCTTGA